One Desulfobacterales bacterium genomic region harbors:
- a CDS encoding UbiD family decarboxylase — protein MATRRYTNLGEHLQLLEKKGLLVRVTREINKDTELHPLVRWQFRSNLPESQRKGFLFENVADAKGRHYDFPVAVGVLASNPEIYAAGLQCRVEEIVSKWEKAMLNPIEPVVVDSGPVQDVVYQGAALDADGGGLGMLPVPISTPGFDNAPYTTCSHWMTKDIDTGIQNSGNYRGQIKGPRKIGCYNQPGQHFTLHMEKYKEKGLPMDAALVIGGPPVMSYATVQKVPYGVNEMAIAGALAGEPIHMVRCKTVDLLVPAEAELVIEGKVNTEFYEPEGPFGESHGHMHPRELSPFMAVTAITHRKNMVYVSFISQVTPSESSVIKKVGYDPMFLHFLRDQAGIKNVVRVKMHEDMTNLRKVIFIQMRAPSEAEAWRALMLAAGFHQGVGKILVAVDEDINVDDTDALLWAISYRCTPHKDVQIITGQEKGHAPPFDYFKGMTQDQVIFQERADDSSLLINAVLKKPFPPVSLPKREYMERAAQIWEELGLPKIEKKYPWYGYSLGQWDEELEDEAELALKGEHYQTGRKLAQNKVNMSSKKSHMISSYK, from the coding sequence ATGGCCACGAGAAGATATACAAATTTAGGCGAACACCTTCAGCTATTGGAGAAAAAAGGGCTCCTGGTGAGGGTCACCCGGGAGATCAATAAAGACACGGAACTGCATCCCCTGGTGAGGTGGCAGTTTCGCAGCAATCTTCCGGAATCCCAGCGGAAAGGGTTCCTTTTTGAGAATGTGGCCGACGCCAAAGGACGGCATTACGATTTCCCGGTGGCTGTGGGGGTGCTGGCCTCCAATCCGGAGATCTACGCGGCCGGGCTTCAGTGCCGCGTTGAGGAAATCGTCTCCAAATGGGAGAAAGCCATGCTAAACCCCATCGAGCCGGTTGTGGTGGACTCGGGCCCGGTGCAGGATGTGGTTTACCAGGGGGCGGCGCTGGATGCGGACGGCGGCGGCCTGGGGATGCTGCCGGTGCCGATTTCAACGCCGGGTTTTGATAATGCGCCCTATACCACCTGCTCCCATTGGATGACAAAAGACATTGATACCGGCATCCAAAATTCGGGCAACTACCGCGGTCAGATTAAAGGCCCCCGGAAAATCGGCTGTTACAATCAGCCCGGCCAGCACTTTACCCTGCACATGGAAAAGTATAAGGAAAAGGGGCTTCCCATGGATGCCGCCCTGGTTATCGGCGGACCGCCGGTGATGTCTTATGCCACCGTCCAGAAAGTTCCTTACGGCGTCAATGAAATGGCCATCGCCGGGGCCCTGGCCGGCGAACCGATTCATATGGTCCGTTGCAAGACCGTTGACCTGCTGGTACCGGCCGAGGCCGAGCTGGTCATTGAGGGAAAAGTCAATACCGAATTTTATGAACCGGAAGGCCCCTTCGGCGAATCCCATGGTCATATGCACCCGCGGGAGCTCAGCCCGTTCATGGCGGTCACCGCCATTACCCATAGAAAAAATATGGTCTATGTCTCCTTTATCAGTCAGGTGACGCCGAGTGAAAGCAGTGTGATAAAAAAGGTCGGTTACGATCCGATGTTCCTGCATTTTCTGCGGGATCAGGCCGGCATCAAGAATGTGGTTCGCGTCAAAATGCATGAAGACATGACCAACCTGCGCAAGGTCATATTTATCCAGATGCGCGCGCCTTCCGAGGCCGAGGCTTGGCGGGCGTTGATGCTGGCGGCCGGCTTTCATCAGGGGGTCGGCAAGATTTTGGTGGCGGTGGATGAGGACATCAACGTAGACGACACGGATGCTTTGCTCTGGGCGATCAGTTATCGCTGTACACCCCATAAGGATGTTCAGATTATCACGGGCCAGGAAAAAGGCCATGCCCCGCCATTTGATTATTTCAAGGGGATGACTCAGGACCAGGTCATTTTCCAGGAACGCGCCGATGACAGCTCCCTGCTGATCAATGCGGTGTTAAAAAAACCCTTTCCGCCGGTATCGCTTCCCAAAAGAGAATATATGGAGCGCGCCGCGCAAATATGGGAAGAACTCGGGCTGCCGAAAATCGAAAAAAAATACCCCTGGTACGGCTATTCCCTCGGGCAGTGGGATGAAGAACTGGAGGATGAAGCTGAACTGGCACTCAAGGGCGAGCACTATCAGACCGGCAGGAAGCTTGCCCAAAATAAGGTGAACATGTCATCCAAGAAAAGCCACATGATCAGCAGCTATAAGTAA
- a CDS encoding class II aldolase/adducin family protein, which yields MQIDSELSQKLALACKILVMTGHGNLTMGHITARRPGDEFLHMNPHDLGLEEMGPQDMIIIDFEGNQLAGAGRKHSEFPIHTEIYKKHPHIHCIIHTHPFYCIALSAAGHTIQTISHEGSLFNNLPVFKETSLLIRSSELGGKVADALAEHRALLLQNHGVVVAGTSIEEATVYAALLERAARLQVTALQIGSLTAAPDKESAGKGEQVFYSKNIQEFWSYYVRKLAHP from the coding sequence ATGCAAATTGATAGCGAACTGTCCCAAAAACTGGCCCTGGCCTGCAAGATACTGGTAATGACAGGACATGGAAACCTCACCATGGGACATATCACCGCGCGGCGTCCCGGCGACGAATTCCTGCATATGAACCCCCACGATCTGGGCCTGGAAGAGATGGGCCCCCAAGACATGATCATCATCGATTTCGAGGGCAACCAGCTTGCCGGCGCAGGACGCAAACATTCGGAATTCCCTATTCATACGGAAATTTATAAAAAACACCCCCATATCCATTGCATCATCCACACCCACCCCTTCTACTGCATCGCCTTATCGGCCGCCGGACACACCATTCAAACCATCAGTCATGAGGGCAGTCTGTTCAACAATCTTCCGGTTTTTAAAGAAACGTCGCTGCTGATACGTTCGTCTGAACTTGGGGGAAAAGTGGCGGACGCCCTGGCTGAACATCGCGCCCTTCTTTTGCAGAATCACGGTGTGGTCGTAGCGGGAACGTCCATTGAAGAAGCAACCGTTTATGCCGCCCTGCTGGAAAGAGCGGCACGGCTTCAGGTCACGGCATTGCAGATCGGATCTTTAACCGCCGCCCCCGACAAAGAATCGGCCGGCAAGGGCGAACAGGTTTTTTATTCAAAAAATATCCAGGAGTTCTGGAGCTACTATGTTCGAAAGCTGGCACACCCTTGA
- a CDS encoding MFS transporter, producing MRKKALPIYIFSFFMIMPLHAVLPVLPLIRDELQASYSEISFFVASIGIIRLVLAFPSGYLVDRFDKKKMLLFSGALSVTGLLLMSFSHSIYQLILSRIFIGTSSILCTITILVVLSELAGANSKAMMMSMNNVIHNAGGIIAPVFAGFLSGLHNWRLPFIVNAAFIGLSMVMIVLTVPSLKSTTANTIKEPGSKKNNLLPLGFGAEILRLIPVFGLSIFVFFYRSGLRHNLIPFYAKDVFHISTEALGFYISLTGMVAMISIFVSGHLADRYGRKAVLMPAVIVSALAAAALLLPEGLNPLLIACILVGTGAIINSMPNILITDIASPGSVGKLIGINRIFADSGYLVGSVSVGMILDSFGFSVPVYVIAGFAAVTLVMIAFFIHNKPVDLGAK from the coding sequence TTGAGAAAGAAAGCCCTTCCGATTTATATATTCAGCTTTTTCATGATTATGCCCCTGCATGCGGTTCTCCCCGTGCTTCCCCTCATCCGAGACGAGTTGCAGGCGTCTTATTCCGAAATTTCCTTTTTTGTCGCCAGCATCGGCATCATCCGCCTGGTGCTGGCCTTTCCCAGCGGATATCTGGTTGACCGGTTCGATAAAAAGAAAATGTTGCTCTTCAGCGGCGCTCTGAGCGTAACCGGACTCCTGCTGATGAGTTTTTCCCATTCAATTTACCAGCTCATATTGTCACGCATATTCATCGGTACCAGTTCTATCCTCTGTACCATCACCATCCTGGTGGTCTTGTCCGAACTGGCCGGCGCCAACAGCAAAGCCATGATGATGAGCATGAACAACGTGATCCATAATGCCGGCGGTATCATTGCACCGGTCTTTGCCGGATTTTTATCCGGGTTGCACAACTGGCGCCTCCCTTTTATCGTTAATGCCGCCTTTATCGGGCTGTCCATGGTCATGATCGTTCTGACGGTTCCATCTTTAAAATCGACTACTGCCAATACAATCAAAGAACCGGGCAGCAAAAAAAATAATTTATTGCCGCTTGGTTTTGGAGCGGAAATCCTCCGGCTTATTCCAGTTTTTGGTCTCAGCATTTTCGTGTTTTTTTATCGCAGCGGCCTACGGCACAACCTGATCCCGTTTTATGCCAAAGATGTGTTTCACATCAGCACGGAAGCGCTGGGCTTTTATATTTCCCTGACCGGAATGGTCGCAATGATCAGTATATTTGTTTCCGGCCATCTGGCGGACCGCTACGGACGCAAGGCGGTTCTCATGCCGGCTGTCATCGTATCTGCATTGGCGGCCGCTGCATTATTATTGCCCGAGGGGTTGAACCCCTTACTGATTGCCTGTATCCTGGTGGGAACCGGGGCGATCATCAACAGCATGCCGAATATTCTCATTACCGATATCGCCTCACCGGGTTCGGTGGGGAAACTGATCGGTATCAACCGTATTTTTGCCGATTCCGGCTACCTGGTCGGTTCAGTGTCTGTGGGGATGATTTTGGACAGTTTCGGGTTCAGCGTACCGGTATATGTCATAGCCGGGTTTGCCGCCGTTACACTGGTTATGATTGCTTTTTTTATTCACAATAAACCGGTAGACCTTGGTGCAAAATAA